A region of Nitrospirota bacterium DNA encodes the following proteins:
- a CDS encoding translocation/assembly module TamB domain-containing protein has product MAITEKLKKYSLLIAVLLITLAIALVLRGPHVSNTLKKVILPELELATGKRVIAQKIYINIFPLFIEAKDLKVFDDEGTKILLAKRVKAYLDISGLFSRSLTIRRLVIRDPVIEASQEQAETIEMNIRNYLANTRKDSLKVKVVALELQRGKADLSSGRLKTALAIDGLGGEVILNESQRVRIEAKSVSVHREGLPAFTGAISGQATVKGDTLTIKKLALTTHGSQVTAEGTAGQGEASLKTAGTVLVSSVKEIFGLQKSGEGTIKVNGAVHYAKDNTTLDLSLAGNFHLETLMELLEVHEKLEGLVEFKGEVKGPLRDIVARGNAVMTRGNLYQVEIDRVACKILYEKGTMSFFDGDGKLYNGRAKASASIALPVVNHFTLDIDFADADSKPLFTLIGWDPGVPAGKVKGTLHHAGENFSPKGIFDYASVEAGNDILGRVRTMTGSYDLEGDLLALRDLTVRTGKSEALAGGMVDIKHQTLDLPVVMTTADLHEITAPYFEPLKGEGEFRGRVTGTFDDPMISGRAAVTKSSIEGYQAESITADLVYRKHLLQVKDLAAGDRTGHARVSGTLAFKDAKELFDIARPTWGLRAQLKNIESEKFVKIFYPAYSGSGRFSATARLEGFGKLPEITAAVSLESATVFEVPIHASSFDFRYAASKIDFTGVTVRQGETVVRGDMTINPDETFTYKASAERIRLSDIIQRPLQGEVIATLTSEGHGDFDNPTITLDARMIDGTLKGKQIGRGVITASLKDKKFIATAKLINDRISISARGRTDGIMPWEASADFQTGRYDFLITSLLKDIPEDLILNLNGSVSLHGTRNHIEGSALIRHVVLSMYGYSFTNEEEISLDLKDRELSLGRIALRSGSTVFRANGSIAFGRSYNIAVEGSSALSPFKSFSTRLGLLKGDAVFVIGISGDWENPKVNGGISLADGAIGLKDYPAYRITDLKGYLYLDNDKVVLQDLRGKLGGGDLDLSGVLYLKKFVFSRFYVEAKMHNITSVISPEFSVNFGGSLLYKGTAVSQIVSGNIDINRARYKERVEWKSWLLQKKRTEKVRADIASYEKANLNIRIAGKDDISIDNNVARAMVSSDMVLRGTLYRPVLFGRLETKDGTVYFRNNEFKILHASADFSDPNRLDPVIAIAAETTVKGYRIKMNLEGQLDHFNMALVSDPPLKEMDVLALLTVGQAGGGVKGFEAGIGAGEATSFVTGKMQDVIEERVRSITGLDRFQIDPYVSKTTGTVEPRVTVSKRMLGDKLFVTYTSALGSKEEQVVKLEYFMNSNISLVGVRDERGIAGGDVRFRFEFK; this is encoded by the coding sequence ATGGCTATTACTGAAAAATTGAAAAAATATTCACTGCTTATTGCAGTTCTTCTGATCACCCTTGCCATTGCATTGGTGCTCAGGGGACCCCATGTCTCAAATACGCTCAAAAAGGTGATCCTTCCCGAACTGGAACTTGCAACCGGGAAAAGGGTGATCGCCCAGAAGATCTATATCAATATCTTCCCGCTGTTCATAGAGGCAAAGGACCTCAAGGTCTTTGATGACGAAGGAACCAAGATCCTCCTTGCCAAAAGGGTCAAGGCTTATCTCGATATCTCGGGACTCTTCAGCAGGTCGCTTACTATCCGGAGGCTCGTGATCAGGGATCCGGTCATTGAGGCTTCGCAGGAGCAGGCTGAGACTATTGAAATGAACATCCGCAACTATCTTGCGAATACCCGAAAGGATAGTCTGAAGGTGAAGGTCGTTGCTTTGGAACTGCAGCGGGGCAAAGCAGATCTCAGTTCAGGGAGGCTCAAAACCGCTCTTGCCATCGACGGTCTGGGCGGAGAGGTTATTCTGAACGAAAGTCAGAGAGTCCGCATTGAGGCGAAGAGCGTTTCGGTCCACCGGGAGGGACTGCCGGCTTTCACGGGCGCCATCTCCGGACAGGCGACTGTCAAGGGGGATACGCTGACGATCAAAAAGCTTGCTCTCACTACCCATGGCTCGCAGGTAACGGCAGAGGGTACTGCCGGTCAGGGAGAAGCCTCCTTAAAGACCGCAGGTACTGTGCTGGTTTCATCGGTTAAGGAGATCTTCGGGCTGCAGAAGAGCGGCGAGGGTACGATCAAGGTGAACGGGGCAGTACATTACGCAAAGGATAATACGACCCTTGACCTTTCACTTGCAGGAAATTTTCACCTTGAAACCTTGATGGAACTCCTGGAGGTCCATGAAAAGCTGGAAGGTCTGGTTGAATTCAAGGGCGAGGTGAAGGGGCCGCTTCGGGATATCGTGGCCAGGGGCAACGCTGTCATGACCAGAGGCAACCTTTATCAGGTCGAGATCGACAGGGTTGCCTGCAAGATCCTCTATGAGAAGGGCACGATGAGTTTTTTTGACGGTGACGGCAAGCTTTATAACGGCAGGGCAAAGGCATCAGCCTCCATAGCATTGCCTGTTGTCAATCATTTTACTCTTGATATCGATTTTGCTGATGCGGACAGCAAACCTCTCTTCACGCTGATCGGCTGGGACCCCGGCGTGCCTGCCGGTAAAGTGAAGGGCACGCTTCACCACGCAGGCGAAAATTTCAGCCCGAAGGGGATCTTTGACTATGCAAGCGTCGAAGCCGGTAACGACATACTGGGACGCGTCAGGACCATGACAGGAAGCTATGACCTCGAAGGTGATCTGCTGGCACTTCGGGACCTTACGGTGAGGACCGGGAAGTCCGAGGCCCTTGCCGGCGGTATGGTAGATATCAAACATCAAACACTTGATCTGCCCGTGGTGATGACAACTGCCGACCTGCATGAGATAACCGCTCCATACTTTGAGCCTTTGAAGGGAGAGGGTGAGTTCAGAGGAAGAGTGACAGGGACCTTTGACGATCCCATGATCAGCGGCAGGGCTGCTGTCACAAAGTCGTCCATCGAGGGGTATCAGGCCGAGAGCATAACAGCAGACCTGGTGTACCGCAAGCATCTGCTTCAGGTGAAGGATCTGGCGGCAGGGGACAGAACCGGGCATGCCCGTGTTTCCGGAACGTTAGCCTTTAAAGATGCAAAGGAGCTCTTTGATATTGCAAGGCCGACATGGGGTCTTCGTGCCCAGCTGAAGAATATCGAGAGCGAAAAATTTGTAAAGATATTTTATCCTGCGTATTCAGGCAGCGGACGGTTCTCTGCGACAGCAAGACTGGAGGGCTTCGGGAAATTGCCCGAAATCACGGCCGCTGTATCCCTTGAATCGGCAACTGTTTTCGAGGTACCTATTCATGCATCGTCCTTTGATTTCAGATATGCAGCGTCCAAGATAGATTTCACCGGAGTGACGGTCAGACAGGGGGAGACTGTTGTTCGCGGAGACATGACCATCAATCCGGACGAGACATTTACCTATAAAGCATCGGCCGAAAGGATCAGGCTCAGTGATATCATCCAGCGGCCGCTCCAGGGAGAAGTGATAGCCACACTCACCTCTGAAGGCCACGGAGACTTTGATAACCCGACCATAACCCTTGATGCCAGGATGATCGATGGAACGCTCAAGGGAAAGCAGATCGGCAGGGGTGTGATCACCGCCTCGCTGAAGGATAAGAAATTTATTGCAACGGCAAAGCTCATCAATGACCGTATCAGTATCTCGGCCAGGGGCAGAACTGACGGTATCATGCCCTGGGAGGCTTCTGCCGATTTTCAGACAGGCAGGTATGATTTCCTGATAACGTCCCTGCTTAAGGACATCCCGGAAGATCTTATCCTGAACCTGAACGGGTCGGTATCCCTCCACGGCACACGTAATCATATTGAGGGTTCTGCATTGATCAGGCATGTTGTGCTTTCGATGTACGGGTACAGCTTTACGAACGAGGAGGAGATATCTCTTGATCTGAAGGACAGGGAGCTTTCCCTTGGCCGAATAGCACTGAGAAGCGGCAGTACGGTTTTCCGCGCCAACGGAAGTATTGCCTTTGGCAGAAGCTACAATATCGCGGTGGAGGGCAGTTCTGCGCTTTCTCCCTTTAAGAGTTTTTCGACCAGGCTTGGCCTCCTGAAGGGTGATGCTGTCTTCGTTATCGGTATAAGCGGCGACTGGGAAAACCCAAAGGTGAACGGCGGTATCAGTCTTGCTGACGGCGCTATCGGCCTGAAGGATTACCCGGCCTATCGCATCACTGACCTCAAAGGCTATCTGTATCTGGATAATGACAAGGTTGTGCTCCAGGACCTGCGCGGCAAACTGGGAGGCGGCGATCTGGACCTGTCCGGCGTTCTGTATTTGAAGAAATTCGTTTTTTCCCGGTTCTATGTGGAAGCGAAGATGCATAATATTACGAGCGTCATATCACCGGAGTTCTCGGTGAACTTCGGCGGCAGTCTTCTGTACAAGGGGACCGCTGTTTCGCAGATAGTTTCCGGCAACATTGACATCAACCGCGCCCGGTACAAGGAGCGTGTAGAATGGAAAAGCTGGCTGCTCCAGAAAAAAAGGACAGAAAAGGTCCGGGCGGATATTGCGAGTTATGAGAAGGCGAATCTGAACATCAGGATCGCCGGAAAGGACGATATATCGATCGACAATAATGTGGCGCGGGCCATGGTCAGTTCTGATATGGTTTTGCGGGGGACCCTGTATCGTCCGGTTCTGTTTGGAAGGCTGGAGACGAAGGATGGGACAGTTTACTTCAGGAATAATGAGTTCAAGATACTGCATGCCAGCGCCGATTTTTCAGATCCGAACCGGCTTGATCCGGTGATTGCCATAGCCGCCGAGACAACGGTCAAGGGATACCGGATCAAGATGAACCTTGAAGGACAGCTTGACCATTTCAACATGGCGCTTGTCTCGGATCCGCCGCTCAAGGAGATGGATGTACTTGCACTGCTGACGGTCGGACAGGCAGGGGGCGGCGTCAAAGGCTTTGAGGCAGGCATAGGCGCGGGCGAAGCAACATCTTTTGTGACGGGCAAGATGCAGGATGTGATCGAGGAGAGGGTGCGCTCGATAACCGGCCTTGACCGTTTTCAGATCGATCCTTATGTCTCAAAGACCACCGGAACGGTCGAGCCCAGGGTTACGGTATCCAAGCGCATGCTCGGGGACAAGTTATTTGTTACGTATACCAGTGCTCTGGGCAGCAAAGAAGAGCAGGTCGTCAAGCTCGAATATTTTATGAACAGCAATATCTCGCTGGTCGGCGTCCGCGATGAGCGGGGAATTGCAGGCGGAGATGTCCGGTTCAGATTTGAGTTTAAATAG
- the glnD gene encoding [protein-PII] uridylyltransferase encodes MNDKTLTEIAAWMDQGLWGRDLAVRYTSFVDDTVAGIFNELADDSDLLLVATGGYGRRELAPFSDIDILFLAGGKKNAGAAEKVLYRLWDEKLDISHAFRTLDECVEEAFRDIRTRTALLETRYLAGSRSLYAKFEKEVYPALAYRKQKQFVAEKLKEREKRHVSTGDSIYLLEPHIKEGDGGLRDVHAVLWLSRVVFRIADLQGLSALLTGHDHKRFLDAYDFMIQVRYCLHAESRRQNDILSFEYQRAVASRLGFRDSDKFSGAERMMRYYYLKGRIIRDVSHAVMVRCSRQYTPIFRDFTKRKITDDFLLSGGKLIAGNEAVFSGHSEKIMEAFSHFSKIDKTFSNRLREQIRESLPRINGRTRSIAAAVHYFREIMKSRRVYETLREMHETGVLGRFFPEFGALRSLVVHEAYHMYTVDEHTLLAIRNLERLRTTTVRSLESLKEIVLGMEQLDVLFLSILFHDIGKAVGRHHEEEGYKRLKSIMERLNMSSDKRLRIEFLVRNHVLMSRIAMTREIDDPEVIAGFADAVGDSENLKAIYLITYADMSAVNPQFWNVWKASLLGGLYERTLRHLSGSGALTKQHDTAALFPGNAAVQKELSRFVAGMPDRYLLSTTEARLKEDFLLHQRAAAQGAAVRIDVVPDGIAEVVICSSDAPGLFSRIVGFLSMRRLNIVHGRIYTGKNGIVIDKIAVSNWKDVWWDGLERDIVAGLEDAVMKKQEILLAGQTRDAHGLFDAFVEIDNESSDLYTLIEIFSPDRIGLLYDISRIFYQKGAGVVSARINTEAGLAQDIFSVRSGNGKLDHETSLEILRDLWLLLKN; translated from the coding sequence ATGAATGACAAGACACTTACAGAGATAGCCGCATGGATGGATCAGGGCCTTTGGGGAAGGGATCTTGCCGTGCGATACACGTCTTTTGTGGATGATACGGTCGCGGGTATATTCAATGAACTGGCTGATGATTCAGATCTGCTTCTCGTTGCCACCGGTGGGTATGGCAGAAGAGAACTTGCACCGTTTTCAGATATTGATATCCTGTTTCTTGCCGGGGGGAAAAAAAATGCAGGTGCAGCGGAGAAAGTTCTCTACCGGCTCTGGGACGAAAAGCTCGATATCAGCCATGCCTTCAGAACGCTTGACGAGTGCGTTGAGGAGGCCTTCAGGGACATCAGGACCAGGACCGCGCTTCTTGAAACACGGTATCTGGCGGGCAGCAGGAGTCTCTACGCAAAATTTGAAAAAGAGGTTTATCCTGCTCTTGCTTACCGGAAGCAGAAGCAGTTTGTGGCAGAAAAACTGAAGGAACGGGAAAAGAGGCATGTCAGCACCGGTGATTCGATCTATCTGCTCGAACCGCATATCAAGGAGGGGGACGGCGGACTGAGAGATGTTCATGCCGTTCTCTGGCTGTCGCGGGTCGTGTTTCGCATAGCGGATCTCCAGGGCTTATCCGCTCTGCTGACCGGCCATGACCACAAGCGCTTTCTGGATGCCTATGACTTCATGATACAGGTGCGGTATTGTCTCCATGCTGAGAGCCGGCGTCAGAACGATATTCTTTCTTTCGAATATCAGCGGGCTGTGGCCTCCCGTCTGGGATTCCGCGATTCAGATAAATTCAGCGGCGCCGAGCGGATGATGCGTTACTACTACCTGAAGGGCAGGATCATCAGGGATGTATCACACGCTGTTATGGTCAGGTGCAGCAGGCAGTATACGCCGATCTTCAGGGACTTTACGAAGAGGAAGATCACCGATGATTTTTTATTGTCCGGGGGGAAGCTGATCGCCGGGAATGAAGCCGTATTTTCCGGACATTCCGAAAAGATCATGGAGGCTTTCTCTCATTTTTCGAAAATTGACAAGACCTTCAGCAACAGGCTGCGCGAGCAGATCCGGGAGAGCCTGCCCAGGATAAACGGGCGAACAAGAAGCATTGCGGCTGCGGTCCATTATTTCCGCGAGATCATGAAAAGCAGGCGTGTCTATGAAACGCTCAGGGAGATGCACGAGACCGGTGTGTTAGGCAGGTTCTTTCCTGAATTCGGCGCGTTGCGCTCGCTCGTAGTACATGAGGCATATCATATGTACACGGTAGACGAGCATACCCTTCTGGCGATACGGAATCTGGAGCGGCTCAGGACAACGACCGTGAGAAGTCTGGAGTCATTGAAAGAGATCGTCCTCGGCATGGAACAGCTTGATGTGCTTTTTCTTTCGATCCTTTTTCATGATATCGGCAAAGCAGTGGGCAGGCATCATGAAGAAGAGGGTTATAAAAGGCTCAAGTCCATTATGGAACGTCTGAATATGTCGTCAGACAAAAGGCTCAGGATCGAGTTCCTTGTCAGAAACCATGTGCTGATGTCGCGGATCGCCATGACCAGGGAGATCGATGACCCTGAGGTGATAGCCGGTTTTGCCGATGCTGTTGGCGACAGCGAGAACCTCAAGGCGATCTATCTCATTACGTATGCCGATATGTCTGCAGTGAATCCGCAGTTCTGGAATGTCTGGAAGGCCTCTCTGTTAGGGGGCCTGTATGAGAGGACCCTACGGCACCTGTCAGGTTCGGGTGCATTGACAAAACAGCATGATACGGCAGCCCTTTTCCCCGGAAATGCGGCCGTGCAGAAGGAGCTTTCCCGATTCGTTGCAGGTATGCCTGACCGGTATCTCCTTTCAACGACCGAGGCAAGGCTGAAAGAGGATTTTCTGCTCCATCAGAGAGCTGCGGCCCAGGGCGCGGCAGTGCGTATCGATGTCGTGCCGGACGGTATTGCCGAGGTTGTTATCTGCTCGTCTGATGCTCCCGGCCTCTTCTCGCGGATCGTAGGATTTCTCTCCATGAGAAGATTAAATATAGTTCATGGACGCATATATACTGGAAAGAACGGAATTGTTATTGATAAAATTGCAGTCTCGAACTGGAAAGATGTCTGGTGGGACGGGCTTGAGCGCGACATAGTTGCCGGTCTTGAAGATGCCGTGATGAAGAAGCAGGAGATATTGCTGGCCGGTCAGACCCGAGACGCACACGGGCTGTTCGATGCCTTTGTGGAGATCGACAATGAGTCTTCGGATCTGTACACGCTGATCGAGATTTTTTCACCGGACAGAATAGGGTTGCTGTACGATATATCGAGGATCTTTTATCAGAAAGGAGCAGGGGTTGTGTCTGCCCGCATCAATACAGAGGCAGGCCTTGCGCAGGACATTTTCTCTGTTCGTTCCGGAAACGGTAAGCTGGATCATGAGACTTCGCTTGAGATCCTGAGAGACCTATGGCTATTACTGAAAAATTGA
- a CDS encoding ABC transporter permease: protein MSNKMRSLLTMLGVIIGVASVIMLVAIGAGAKTYIHRELGNLGTNILIVVPGKTSTKGGIHPPTASTVRKLVYDDAIIIKKRARHVADAVPLILGSSKIKYLNQSRDNNVVGCTETYFDLRNLSVESGRFLNNADVDSKRKVCILGRTVKRGLFGDKNALGAVVSIGDGKYRVIGVMAKKGVTLGIDFDDIVFIPTTTAQELFDTDTLFNITIKVKSSAEIEPAMEEIRQILMKRHANKEDFTVMSQDEMLGVMNKVLGIMTAVLAGIAAISLLVGGIGIMNIMLVSVRERTREIGIRKALGAKNKDILIQFLAESVTLSLIGGLGGVLFGGMVSIGFQLFIPYLPMEISWWSVLLAFFFSASVGVFFGVYPARKASLYDPIVALRYE from the coding sequence ATGAGCAACAAGATGAGATCTCTGCTCACCATGCTCGGCGTGATAATCGGCGTTGCATCGGTGATCATGCTGGTTGCCATAGGCGCAGGTGCGAAGACATATATCCACCGTGAATTGGGCAACCTCGGCACGAATATCCTTATCGTTGTGCCGGGCAAGACATCTACCAAAGGAGGCATTCATCCTCCTACGGCAAGCACGGTCCGCAAGCTTGTGTACGACGATGCAATTATCATAAAGAAGCGGGCACGTCATGTCGCTGATGCAGTGCCACTGATCCTCGGCTCTTCAAAGATCAAGTATCTCAACCAGAGCAGGGACAATAACGTGGTCGGCTGCACAGAGACCTATTTCGACCTGAGGAACCTTTCGGTCGAATCAGGGAGATTCCTCAATAATGCCGACGTTGATTCCAAGAGAAAGGTCTGCATCCTCGGAAGGACCGTGAAGCGGGGCCTTTTTGGCGACAAGAATGCGCTTGGCGCTGTGGTGAGCATCGGCGACGGCAAATACCGTGTGATAGGCGTCATGGCAAAGAAGGGCGTTACGCTCGGCATTGATTTTGATGATATCGTCTTTATCCCCACCACAACAGCGCAGGAGCTTTTTGATACGGATACGCTCTTCAACATAACGATCAAGGTGAAGTCTTCAGCCGAGATCGAGCCTGCCATGGAAGAGATCCGCCAGATCCTGATGAAGCGGCACGCAAACAAAGAGGACTTTACGGTCATGAGCCAGGATGAGATGTTAGGCGTGATGAACAAGGTATTAGGGATCATGACTGCCGTGCTTGCAGGCATAGCAGCCATATCGCTGCTGGTGGGCGGCATCGGCATCATGAATATCATGCTGGTCTCTGTCCGTGAGCGGACGCGTGAGATTGGTATCAGAAAGGCGCTCGGCGCGAAGAACAAGGATATCCTTATCCAGTTCCTCGCAGAGTCTGTGACCCTGAGCCTTATCGGCGGACTTGGCGGCGTGCTCTTTGGCGGCATGGTATCGATAGGGTTTCAGTTATTCATACCGTATCTTCCGATGGAGATATCGTGGTGGTCGGTCCTGCTCGCCTTTTTCTTCTCTGCATCCGTAGGTGTATTTTTCGGCGTCTATCCTGCACGTAAGGCATCACTTTACGATCCTATTGTTGCCCTCAGATATGAATGA
- the bamA gene encoding outer membrane protein assembly factor BamA, with amino-acid sequence MRLRLRMDGQGERLRPRLRLCHNYGFIRLLFIFCFSLSLNLGLSSFFLSHAATAGKIEIYGLHSIEREEMLDMLGLREGVPLDAVIVRNAIKRAFRKGAFDDISIHAADGDPSLVTVRVREKDRIRKVEVQGNNSLSTGKIRELLSMKEGEVMRHDLLEQAAAELKAHFALLGFPEAKINVSASGEGTYDHEVILTVTIDAGPPLVIREVRVTGMDLVSPNDIRVSAGDIYDQVRIRKELQALKERLKKDGYLKPVVGPYDFQSGILTLSIDPGKKLRTVIDGNRVISTGRLEKEMPFFEGEVFNDEAIDEAVNRMLSLYHNEGYSFAQIAPVVRSDQRQSEVTFFVFEGIRTTVRTIQFRGASLPPGILQSVLELKEGGPYNPDLRQRDRDTLREYYAALGYLEASVGEIELRTDEASGEITLIVPIDEGMLTTIGMLDIKGVEQAGKEKILALIALRQGQPYNEVEISDARFRIIDSYAREGYANIDVMVQRTIENHRAQVLFTIAEGRRKTIGKTVVAGNRQTRYGVIRREIAHAEDTPYSFSILAQKRQKLYKLGLFTDVEIEASDADGDQKDLLVRVKEGNAGTFEFGLGYAEYEHFRSFFEIGYRNLFGLNRQGLFRTELSSLDRRFILQYSEPWFLGTSLPLRVLLLHENKKELTIPDRVVRYQLRRDTVNVGIEKKLADSLKGELYYEFSLVKTTDVQPDVILSREDVGTLAISSVRSSLYFDTRDNPFEPKKGLLTGITVKIASPVLFSETHFIKVTAFANLFQELHKRVVLGLSARGGIAYGFGKTTELPIVERYFLGGRSSVRGYDQDTLGPKGSDGNPTGGNSFVMGSVELRTDIGRNISIVPFFDFGNVWINTNDFSPTDIKYTVGVGLRYATPVGPLRVDYGYKLKRDEICLDRTAPLTPQCSPESRGVIHFSIGHAF; translated from the coding sequence TTGAGGCTTAGGTTAAGAATGGATGGGCAGGGAGAAAGGTTAAGGCCAAGGCTGAGGTTATGCCATAACTATGGGTTTATTCGACTTCTTTTTATTTTTTGTTTCAGTCTCAGCCTTAACCTTGGCCTGTCCTCTTTTTTTCTGTCCCATGCGGCTACGGCCGGCAAGATCGAGATCTATGGACTCCACTCTATCGAAAGAGAAGAGATGCTCGATATGCTCGGTTTGAGAGAAGGGGTTCCCCTTGATGCCGTGATCGTCAGGAATGCCATTAAACGGGCTTTTCGAAAGGGAGCCTTTGATGACATCTCCATTCATGCCGCTGATGGTGATCCATCCCTTGTGACCGTGCGGGTGAGAGAGAAAGATCGGATCCGGAAGGTTGAGGTGCAGGGGAACAATTCTCTTTCCACCGGAAAGATAAGGGAGCTGCTTTCAATGAAGGAGGGCGAGGTGATGCGCCACGACCTTCTTGAACAGGCTGCGGCTGAGCTCAAGGCGCACTTTGCCCTCCTCGGATTTCCTGAAGCGAAGATCAATGTCAGCGCATCCGGGGAAGGCACCTATGACCATGAAGTGATACTTACCGTTACGATCGACGCAGGTCCCCCTCTTGTTATAAGAGAGGTGAGGGTCACCGGCATGGATCTGGTTTCTCCGAATGACATCAGGGTATCTGCCGGCGATATCTACGACCAGGTCAGGATCAGAAAAGAGTTGCAGGCATTGAAGGAGCGTTTGAAAAAGGACGGTTATCTAAAGCCGGTCGTCGGCCCGTATGATTTTCAAAGCGGCATCCTTACCCTATCGATCGATCCGGGAAAGAAACTCCGGACCGTTATTGACGGCAATAGGGTGATATCGACCGGTCGTCTCGAAAAAGAGATGCCCTTTTTTGAAGGAGAGGTCTTCAATGACGAGGCGATTGATGAGGCTGTCAACAGGATGCTTTCTCTCTATCATAATGAGGGTTATTCCTTTGCCCAGATAGCGCCCGTGGTGCGGTCGGATCAGCGGCAGAGTGAGGTGACCTTTTTTGTGTTCGAAGGTATTCGGACAACAGTGAGAACCATCCAGTTCAGGGGGGCTTCGCTTCCTCCGGGCATACTGCAAAGTGTGCTTGAACTGAAAGAGGGCGGACCTTACAACCCCGACCTGAGACAGCGTGACAGGGATACGCTCAGGGAATACTACGCTGCACTGGGGTATCTTGAAGCCTCGGTCGGGGAGATAGAACTGCGGACTGACGAGGCCTCCGGCGAGATAACCCTGATCGTCCCCATAGACGAAGGCATGCTCACAACCATTGGGATGCTTGATATCAAGGGGGTTGAGCAGGCGGGAAAGGAAAAGATCCTTGCCCTCATCGCGCTCAGGCAGGGGCAGCCGTACAATGAGGTTGAGATATCCGATGCCCGCTTTCGTATCATCGACAGCTACGCCCGGGAGGGATATGCCAATATCGATGTTATGGTGCAGCGTACGATCGAGAACCACCGTGCCCAGGTTCTCTTTACTATTGCCGAGGGCAGGAGAAAGACGATCGGCAAGACCGTTGTGGCAGGCAACAGGCAGACACGGTATGGCGTGATCAGGAGAGAGATAGCCCATGCTGAGGACACCCCCTACAGCTTCAGCATACTTGCCCAGAAGCGGCAGAAGCTCTACAAGCTCGGCCTGTTTACCGACGTGGAGATAGAGGCGTCTGATGCCGACGGAGACCAGAAGGATCTCCTTGTCCGCGTTAAGGAAGGCAATGCCGGCACTTTTGAATTCGGACTCGGGTATGCCGAGTATGAACATTTCAGGAGCTTTTTCGAAATTGGATACAGAAATCTTTTTGGCCTCAACCGGCAGGGCCTGTTCAGAACTGAGCTCAGTTCACTTGACCGAAGGTTTATCCTTCAGTACAGCGAACCCTGGTTTCTGGGTACCTCCCTGCCGCTCAGGGTCTTATTGCTGCATGAGAACAAAAAAGAACTCACGATCCCTGACAGGGTGGTCCGATATCAGCTTCGGCGCGACACGGTCAATGTCGGCATCGAAAAAAAGCTGGCTGATTCTCTTAAGGGCGAGCTCTATTACGAGTTCTCGCTGGTAAAAACAACGGATGTACAGCCGGACGTAATCCTGAGCAGGGAGGATGTCGGGACCCTTGCGATCAGTTCCGTACGGTCTTCACTCTACTTTGATACGCGTGACAATCCCTTTGAACCGAAAAAAGGCCTGCTTACCGGAATAACGGTCAAGATTGCATCTCCGGTGCTTTTCTCAGAGACGCATTTTATCAAGGTGACCGCGTTTGCGAACCTGTTTCAGGAACTGCATAAGAGGGTGGTACTCGGTCTTTCGGCCCGGGGAGGCATTGCCTATGGATTCGGCAAAACGACGGAGCTTCCTATTGTTGAGCGGTATTTTCTTGGCGGCAGGTCATCTGTGCGGGGATATGACCAGGATACGCTCGGCCCGAAGGGAAGCGATGGAAACCCTACCGGAGGGAATTCCTTCGTCATGGGAAGCGTAGAGCTGAGAACTGACATCGGCAGGAACATCAGCATCGTGCCATTCTTTGACTTCGGCAATGTCTGGATCAATACCAATGACTTTTCTCCGACTGATATTAAATATACCGTGGGCGTTGGGCTGCGATATGCGACTCCTGTCGGACCGTTAAGGGTTGACTACGGATATAAGCTGAAGCGGGATGAGATCTGTCTGGACAGGACGGCTCCGCTGACGCCGCAGTGCTCTCCTGAAAGCCGGGGAGTGATCCATTTCAGCATCGGCCATGCGTTTTAA
- a CDS encoding ABC transporter ATP-binding protein produces MIVLKDIHRSYELPKITVEVLKGINLAADQGDFIAIMGPSGSGKSTLLNILGCLDRPTSGRYLLDNVDVSTKNDNELAEIRNRSIGFVFQSFNLLPRFPAWKNVELPLLYGGVEPALRKQKAVEMLGRMGLEDRSDHKPSELSGGEQQRVAIARALINSPVIILADEPTGNLDSKVGREIMEIFAELNRGGVTIILVTHELEIAGYAKRTITMRDGVCYSGCS; encoded by the coding sequence ATGATCGTTCTTAAGGATATACACCGGTCTTACGAACTTCCCAAGATCACGGTCGAGGTTTTGAAGGGGATCAACCTTGCGGCGGATCAGGGAGATTTCATTGCGATCATGGGACCCTCAGGCTCCGGCAAATCAACACTCCTCAATATTCTTGGCTGCCTGGACAGACCTACCTCAGGACGCTATCTTCTGGACAATGTTGATGTGTCTACCAAGAATGACAACGAGCTTGCAGAGATCAGAAACAGATCAATAGGTTTTGTCTTCCAGAGCTTTAACCTCCTGCCGCGTTTCCCGGCATGGAAGAATGTGGAACTGCCGCTCCTGTATGGTGGCGTCGAACCTGCCTTGCGCAAACAGAAGGCTGTCGAGATGCTCGGCCGCATGGGGCTTGAAGACCGCTCAGACCACAAACCGAGTGAGCTTTCAGGAGGTGAGCAGCAGCGTGTTGCGATAGCGCGTGCGCTGATCAACAGTCCGGTCATTATTCTTGCGGATGAGCCTACCGGTAACCTGGACAGCAAGGTCGGCAGGGAGATCATGGAGATCTTTGCGGAGTTGAATCGCGGGGGAGTTACGATCATCCTGGTGACCCATGAGCTGGAGATTGCGGGATATGCAAAAAGGACAATAACCATGCGGGACGGAGTGTGCTACAGTGGATGCTCGTGA